One stretch of Zingiber officinale cultivar Zhangliang chromosome 6B, Zo_v1.1, whole genome shotgun sequence DNA includes these proteins:
- the LOC121992905 gene encoding beta-glucosidase 3-like, with protein MRYIYNLKALIIKSMMLPSNMLITMLIEGRMMDKSTADVASDGYHKYKEDVKLMAELGLDSYRFSISWSKLLPNGRGFVNPKGLQFYNNFIDELVKYGTGLVLLHHLNLQI; from the exons atgCGCTACATATACAACTTAAAGGCTTTGATCATTAA GTCCATGATGCTTCCTTCCAACATGTTGATAACCATGCTAATTGAAG GACGAATGATGGACAAAAGTACAGCAGATGTAGCTTCAGATGGGTATCACAAATATAAG GAAGATGTCAAGCTGATGGCTGAATTGGGATTGGACTCCTACAGATTCTCCATctcttggtcaaaacttcttCCGA ATGGAAGAGGATTTGTGAATCCTAAAGGTCTGCAGTTCTACAACAACTTCATCGATGAGCTAGTGAAATATG GGACTGGATTGGTCTTACTTCATCATTTGAATTTGCAAatttag